One Glycine max cultivar Williams 82 chromosome 6, Glycine_max_v4.0, whole genome shotgun sequence DNA segment encodes these proteins:
- the LOC100780314 gene encoding tryptophan--tRNA ligase, chloroplastic/mitochondrial, producing MSVSHFAVLSSCCCPRLAPSLSRASTLRSRIRCCTTLTATSSETPTPTFVKKRVVSGVQPTGSIHLGNYFGAIKNWVALQNVYDTLFFIVDLHAITLPYDTQQLSKATRSTAAIYLACGVDPSKASVFVQSHVRAHVELMWLLSSTTPIGWLNKMIQFKEKSRKAGDEEVGVALLTYPVLMASDILLYQSDFVPVGEDQKQHLELTRDLAERVNNLYGGRKWKKLGGRGGTIFKVPEPLIPPAGARIMSLTDGLSKMSKSAPSDQSRINILDPKDLIANKIKRCKTDSFPGLEFDNSERPECNNLVSIYQLISGKTKEEVVQECQNMNWGTFKPLLTDALIDHLHPIQVRYEEIMSDSGYLDGVLAQGARNAADIADSTLNNIYQAMGFFKRQ from the exons ATGAGCGTTTCACATTTCGCGGTTCTATCGTCGTGTTGTTGTCCACGCTTGGCCCCTTCTCT GTCGCGTGCTTCAACCCTTCGTTCTCGCATCCGGTGTTGTACTACTCTCACTGCTACTTCTTCAGAGACTCCCACTCCAACCTTCGTGAA GAAACGAGTAGTGTCGGGGGTTCAGCCCACGGGCTCAATTCACCTCGGAAACTATTTTGGCGCCATCAAGAATTGGGTTGCCCTTCAG AATGTGTATGATACACTTTTCTTCATTGTGGACCTGCACGCG ATTACATTACCATATGACACCCAACAATTATCTAAGGCTACAAGGTCAACTGCTGCTATTTACCTAGCATGTGGAGTGGATCCTTCAAAG GCTTCAGTATTTGTACAGTCTCATGTTCGGGCACATGTAGAATTGATGTGGCTGCTAAGTTCCACAACACCAATTGGTTGGCTGAACAAAATGATACAATTTAAAGAGAAATCTCGCAAGGCG GGAGATGAAGAAGTTGGGGTTGCCCTTTTGACTTATCCTGTTCTGATGGCTTCTGATATACTTCTATATCAG TCTGATTTTGTCCCTGTTGGTGAAGATCAAAAGCAGCACTTGGAGTTGACTCGTGACTTGGCTGAACGggttaataatttatatggaGGAAGAAAGTGGAAGAAATTAGGCGG CCGAGGTGGTACTATATTTAAG GTTCCAGAGCCCCTTATACCTCCAGCCGGAGCCCGGATAATGTCCCTAACTGATGGCCTGTCCaag ATGTCAAAGTCTGCACCTTCTGATCAATCCAGAATCAATATTCTTGATCCTAAAGAT CTCAtagcaaacaagatcaaacgTTGCAAAACTGATTCATTTCCTGG CTTGGAATTTGACAACTCTGAGAGGCCTGAATGTAACAATCTTGTTTCCATATACCAGCTTATTTCAGGAAAGACGAAAGAG GAAGTTGTGCAGGAATGCCAAAACATGAACTGGGGCACATTCAAACCTCTTTTAACAGATGCCTTGATTGATCATTTGCATCCCATTCAG GTTCGCTATGAGGAAatcatgtccgattcaggttaTTTAGATGGAGTTTTAGCACAAGGTGCTAGAAATGCAGCAGATATAGCAGATTCTACACTTAATAATATTTACCAAGCAATGGGATTTTTTAAGAGACAGTGA